In a single window of the Nymphalis io chromosome 20, ilAglIoxx1.1, whole genome shotgun sequence genome:
- the LOC126776481 gene encoding spidroin-1-like isoform X5 has protein sequence MWSWKIWLLCLAVASTYADDLDRSGYGNAIASANAQAESYGNGNLNIPAVLPLPYPGPIPAPPIWPPAPVPQPICPPPIVIPGKPYPVPVPVPMPYPVKTPYPVPYSVPRPVPVPTPPRWIPVRVPEPVAVPGPTRDIPVPYPVPSPPIRIPVPSPPVPFPYPVNRYIPVPGRDRLIPVPVPVSQTKIYPVPVIVYIDPLCRRKLPLVPFVFPGERCRVHVCKVKYNFVYIESKIVQGCNIGPGDVSAQAYVNANTGAYGGFRGGSSQGDASANANAGGLGGLDGVSTAQADALANALADGLGSLHGVSNAQADASANALADGWGDLSALSSAQADASANDFRGGWGLGGLSSAQADASANALAGGWGGLGGLSSAQADATANALAGGWGGLGGLSSAQADASANALAGGWGGLGGLSSAQADASANALAGGWGGLGGLSSAQADATANALAGGWGGLGGLSSAQADATANALAGGWGGLGGLSSAQADASANALAGGWGGLGGLSSAQADASANALAGGWGGLGGLSSAQADATANALAGGWGGLGGLSSAQADASANALAGGWGGLGGLSSAQADATANALAGGWGGLDSLSSAQADATANALGAGWGGLGGLSSAQANAIANAASGGGWGGLGGLSSAQANAAANAAASGLAGWPLGIGIKSGEEESDSK, from the exons ATGTGGTCGTGGAAGATCTGGTTGCTGTGCTTGGCTGTGGCGTCTACTTATGCAGATG acttGGATAGATCTGGATACGGAAATGCAATCGCCTCCGCTAACGCACAGGCTGAAAGTTACGGAAatggtaatttaaatataccag CTGTGTTACCTCTTCCTTACCCAG GGCCAATACCTGCTCCACCAATATGGCCTCCTGCTCCTGTGCCTCAGCCAATCT GTCCACCTCCAATAGTGATCCCGGGAAAGCCATATCCAGTACCGGTCCCTGTTCCTATGCCCTATCCCGTTAAAACACCATACCCAGTTCCGTATAGTGTTCCTCGTCCTGTACCAGTGCCAACGCCACCAAGATGGATTCCTGTGCGAGTTCCTGAGCCTGTTGCAGTACCAGGACCGACAAGAGATATACCAGTCCCATACCCAGTACCATCGCCACCTATTCGCATACCTGTGCCATCCCCACCAGTGCCTTTTCCGTACCCAGTGAACCGCTACATACCCGTACCAGGCAGGGACAGATTGATACCTGTACCAGTACCCGTCAGCC AAACGAAGATTTATCCAGTGCCAGTAATCGTCTATATAG atccGTTATGCAGAAGGAAATTGCCTTTGGTGCCATTCGTCTTTCCTGGAGAAAGGTGTCGCGTACACGTTTGCAAAGTCAAATATAACTTTGTCTACATCGAATCGAAAATTGTTCAAGGATGCA ATATAGGCCCCGGAGACGTCTCAGCTCAAGCTTATGTTAATGCTAATACTGGCGCTTATGGAGGTTTCCGTGGGGGCTCTTCTCAAGGAGATGCTTCTGCCAACGCTAACGCAGGTGGATTGGGAGGTCTAGACGGTGTATCCACTGCTCAGGCAGATGCCTTAGCCAACGCTCTCGCAGATGGATTGGGAAGCCTACACGGTGTATCCAATGCTCAGGCAGATGCCTCTGCCAACGCTCTCGCAGATGGATGGGGAGATCTAAGTGCTCTTTCCTCCGCTCAAGCAGATGCTTCTGCCAATGACTTTAGAGGTGGATGGGGTTTAGGCGGTCTATCCTCCGCTCAAGCAGATGCTTCCGCCAACGCTCTTGCAGGTGGATGGGGAGGTCTAGGTGGCCTATCGTCCGCTCAAGCTGATGCTACTGCAAACGCTCTTGCGGGTGGATGGGGAGGTTTAGGCGGTCTGTCCTCCGCTCAAGCAGATGCTTCTGCCAACGCTCTTGCAGGTGGATGGGGAGGTCTAGGCGGTCTATCCTCCGCTCAAGCAGATGCTTCCGCCAACGCTCTTGCAGGTGGATGGGGAGGTCTAGGTGGCCTATCGTCTGCTCAAGCTGATGCTACTGCAAACGCTCTTGCGGGTGGATGGGGAG GTCTAGGTGGCCTATCGTCTGCTCAAGCTGATGCTACTGCAAACGCTCTTGCGGGTGGATGGGGAGGTTTAGGCGGTCTGTCCTCCGCTCAAGCAGATGCTTCTGCCAACGCTCTTGCAGGAGGATGGGGAGGTCTAGGCGGTCTATCCTCCGCTCAAGCAGATGCTTCCGCCAACGCTCTTGCAGGTGGATGGGGAGGTCTAGGTGGCCTATCGTCTGCTCAAGCTGATGCTACTGCAAACGCTCTTGCGGGTGGATGGGGAGGTTTAGGCGGTCTGTCCTCCGCTCAAGCAGATGCTTCTGCCAACGCTCTTGCAGGAGGATGGGGAGGTTTAGGCGGTCTATCATCCGCTCAAGCAGATGCTACTGCTAACGCTCTTGCAGGTGGATGGGGAGGTCTAGATAGTCTTTCGTCTGCTCAAGCTGATGCTACTGCCAATGCTCTTGGAGCTGGATGGGGAGGTCTAGGAGGCTTATCTTCAGCTCAAGCTAATGCTATTGCCAACGCTGCCTCTGGCGGTGGATGGGGAGGTCTAGGAGGCTTATCATCCGCGCAAGCAAATGCGGCTGCTAATGCAGCAGCTAGTGGTTTAGCCGGATGGCCCTTAGGTATTGGTATTAAAAGTGGAGAAGAAGAATCTGACAGTAAATAA
- the LOC126776481 gene encoding spidroin-1-like isoform X12 — protein sequence MWSWKIWLLCLAVASTYADDLDRSGYGNAIASANAQAESYGNGNLNIPAVLPLPYPGPIPAPPIWPPAPVPQPICPPPIVIPGKPYPVPVPVPMPYPVKTPYPVPYSVPRPVPVPTPPRWIPVRVPEPVAVPGPTRDIPVPYPVPSPPIRIPVPSPPVPFPYPVNRYIPVPGRDRLIPVPVPVSQTKIYPVPVIVYIDPLCRRKLPLVPFVFPGERCRVHVCKVKYNFVYIESKIVQGCNIGPGDVSAQAYVNANTGAYGGFRGGSSQGDASANANAGGLGGLDGVSTAQADALANALADGLGSLHGVSNAQADASANALADGWGDLSALSSAQADASANDFRGGWGLGGLSSAQADASANALAGGWGGLGGLSSAQADATANALAGGWGGLGGLSSAQADASANALAGGWGGLGGLSSAQADATANALAGGWGGLGGLSSAQADASANALAGGWGGLGGLSSAQADATANALAGGWGGLDSLSSAQADATANALGAGWGGLGGLSSAQANAIANAASGGGWGGLGGLSSAQANAAANAAASGLAGWPLGIGIKSGEEESDSK from the exons ATGTGGTCGTGGAAGATCTGGTTGCTGTGCTTGGCTGTGGCGTCTACTTATGCAGATG acttGGATAGATCTGGATACGGAAATGCAATCGCCTCCGCTAACGCACAGGCTGAAAGTTACGGAAatggtaatttaaatataccag CTGTGTTACCTCTTCCTTACCCAG GGCCAATACCTGCTCCACCAATATGGCCTCCTGCTCCTGTGCCTCAGCCAATCT GTCCACCTCCAATAGTGATCCCGGGAAAGCCATATCCAGTACCGGTCCCTGTTCCTATGCCCTATCCCGTTAAAACACCATACCCAGTTCCGTATAGTGTTCCTCGTCCTGTACCAGTGCCAACGCCACCAAGATGGATTCCTGTGCGAGTTCCTGAGCCTGTTGCAGTACCAGGACCGACAAGAGATATACCAGTCCCATACCCAGTACCATCGCCACCTATTCGCATACCTGTGCCATCCCCACCAGTGCCTTTTCCGTACCCAGTGAACCGCTACATACCCGTACCAGGCAGGGACAGATTGATACCTGTACCAGTACCCGTCAGCC AAACGAAGATTTATCCAGTGCCAGTAATCGTCTATATAG atccGTTATGCAGAAGGAAATTGCCTTTGGTGCCATTCGTCTTTCCTGGAGAAAGGTGTCGCGTACACGTTTGCAAAGTCAAATATAACTTTGTCTACATCGAATCGAAAATTGTTCAAGGATGCA ATATAGGCCCCGGAGACGTCTCAGCTCAAGCTTATGTTAATGCTAATACTGGCGCTTATGGAGGTTTCCGTGGGGGCTCTTCTCAAGGAGATGCTTCTGCCAACGCTAACGCAGGTGGATTGGGAGGTCTAGACGGTGTATCCACTGCTCAGGCAGATGCCTTAGCCAACGCTCTCGCAGATGGATTGGGAAGCCTACACGGTGTATCCAATGCTCAGGCAGATGCCTCTGCCAACGCTCTCGCAGATGGATGGGGAGATCTAAGTGCTCTTTCCTCCGCTCAAGCAGATGCTTCTGCCAATGACTTTAGAGGTGGATGGGGTTTAGGCGGTCTATCCTCCGCTCAAGCAGATGCTTCCGCCAACGCTCTTGCAGGTGGATGGGGAGGTCTAGGTGGCCTATCGTCCGCTCAAGCTGATGCTACTGCAAACGCTCTTGCGGGTGGATGGGGAG GTCTAGGCGGTCTATCCTCCGCTCAAGCAGATGCTTCCGCCAACGCTCTTGCAGGTGGATGGGGAGGTCTAGGTGGCCTATCGTCTGCTCAAGCTGATGCTACTGCAAACGCTCTTGCGGGTGGATGGGGAGGTTTAGGCGGTCTGTCCTCCGCTCAAGCAGATGCTTCTGCCAACGCTCTTGCAGGAGGATGGGGAGGTTTAGGCGGTCTATCATCCGCTCAAGCAGATGCTACTGCTAACGCTCTTGCAGGTGGATGGGGAGGTCTAGATAGTCTTTCGTCTGCTCAAGCTGATGCTACTGCCAATGCTCTTGGAGCTGGATGGGGAGGTCTAGGAGGCTTATCTTCAGCTCAAGCTAATGCTATTGCCAACGCTGCCTCTGGCGGTGGATGGGGAGGTCTAGGAGGCTTATCATCCGCGCAAGCAAATGCGGCTGCTAATGCAGCAGCTAGTGGTTTAGCCGGATGGCCCTTAGGTATTGGTATTAAAAGTGGAGAAGAAGAATCTGACAGTAAATAA
- the LOC126776481 gene encoding spidroin-1-like isoform X8 has translation MWSWKIWLLCLAVASTYADDLDRSGYGNAIASANAQAESYGNGNLNIPAVLPLPYPGPIPAPPIWPPAPVPQPICPPPIVIPGKPYPVPVPVPMPYPVKTPYPVPYSVPRPVPVPTPPRWIPVRVPEPVAVPGPTRDIPVPYPVPSPPIRIPVPSPPVPFPYPVNRYIPVPGRDRLIPVPVPVSQTKIYPVPVIVYIDPLCRRKLPLVPFVFPGERCRVHVCKVKYNFVYIESKIVQGCNIGPGDVSAQAYVNANTGAYGGFRGGSSQGDASANANAGGLGGLDGVSTAQADALANALADGLGSLHGVSNAQADASANALADGWGDLSALSSAQADASANDFRGGWGLGGLSSAQADASANALAGGWGGLGGLSSAQADATANALAGGWGGLGGLSSAQADASANALAGGWGGLGGLSSAQADASANALAGGWGGLGGLSSAQADATANALAGGWGGLGGLSSAQADASANALAGGWGGLGGLSSAQADATANALAGGWGGLGGLSSAQADASANALAGGWGGLGGLSSAQADATANALAGGWGGLDSLSSAQADATANALGAGWGGLGGLSSAQANAIANAASGGGWGGLGGLSSAQANAAANAAASGLAGWPLGIGIKSGEEESDSK, from the exons ATGTGGTCGTGGAAGATCTGGTTGCTGTGCTTGGCTGTGGCGTCTACTTATGCAGATG acttGGATAGATCTGGATACGGAAATGCAATCGCCTCCGCTAACGCACAGGCTGAAAGTTACGGAAatggtaatttaaatataccag CTGTGTTACCTCTTCCTTACCCAG GGCCAATACCTGCTCCACCAATATGGCCTCCTGCTCCTGTGCCTCAGCCAATCT GTCCACCTCCAATAGTGATCCCGGGAAAGCCATATCCAGTACCGGTCCCTGTTCCTATGCCCTATCCCGTTAAAACACCATACCCAGTTCCGTATAGTGTTCCTCGTCCTGTACCAGTGCCAACGCCACCAAGATGGATTCCTGTGCGAGTTCCTGAGCCTGTTGCAGTACCAGGACCGACAAGAGATATACCAGTCCCATACCCAGTACCATCGCCACCTATTCGCATACCTGTGCCATCCCCACCAGTGCCTTTTCCGTACCCAGTGAACCGCTACATACCCGTACCAGGCAGGGACAGATTGATACCTGTACCAGTACCCGTCAGCC AAACGAAGATTTATCCAGTGCCAGTAATCGTCTATATAG atccGTTATGCAGAAGGAAATTGCCTTTGGTGCCATTCGTCTTTCCTGGAGAAAGGTGTCGCGTACACGTTTGCAAAGTCAAATATAACTTTGTCTACATCGAATCGAAAATTGTTCAAGGATGCA ATATAGGCCCCGGAGACGTCTCAGCTCAAGCTTATGTTAATGCTAATACTGGCGCTTATGGAGGTTTCCGTGGGGGCTCTTCTCAAGGAGATGCTTCTGCCAACGCTAACGCAGGTGGATTGGGAGGTCTAGACGGTGTATCCACTGCTCAGGCAGATGCCTTAGCCAACGCTCTCGCAGATGGATTGGGAAGCCTACACGGTGTATCCAATGCTCAGGCAGATGCCTCTGCCAACGCTCTCGCAGATGGATGGGGAGATCTAAGTGCTCTTTCCTCCGCTCAAGCAGATGCTTCTGCCAATGACTTTAGAGGTGGATGGGGTTTAGGCGGTCTATCCTCCGCTCAAGCAGATGCTTCCGCCAACGCTCTTGCAGGTGGATGGGGAGGTCTAGGTGGCCTATCGTCCGCTCAAGCTGATGCTACTGCAAACGCTCTTGCGGGTGGATGGGGAGGTTTAGGCGGTCTGTCCTCCGCTCAAGCAGATGCTTCTGCCAACGCTCTTGCAGGTGGATGGGGAGGTCTAGGCGGTCTATCCTCCGCTCAAGCAGATGCTTCCGCCAACGCTCTTGCAGGTGGATGGGGAGGTCTAGGTGGCCTATCGTCTGCTCAAGCTGATGCTACTGCAAACGCTCTTGCGGGTGGATGGGGAGGTTTAGGCGGTCTGTCATCCGCTCAAGCAGATGCTTCTGCCAACGCTCTTGCAGGTGGATGGGGAG GTCTAGGTGGCCTATCGTCTGCTCAAGCTGATGCTACTGCAAACGCTCTTGCGGGTGGATGGGGAGGTTTAGGCGGTCTGTCCTCCGCTCAAGCAGATGCTTCTGCCAACGCTCTTGCAGGAGGATGGGGAGGTTTAGGCGGTCTATCATCCGCTCAAGCAGATGCTACTGCTAACGCTCTTGCAGGTGGATGGGGAGGTCTAGATAGTCTTTCGTCTGCTCAAGCTGATGCTACTGCCAATGCTCTTGGAGCTGGATGGGGAGGTCTAGGAGGCTTATCTTCAGCTCAAGCTAATGCTATTGCCAACGCTGCCTCTGGCGGTGGATGGGGAGGTCTAGGAGGCTTATCATCCGCGCAAGCAAATGCGGCTGCTAATGCAGCAGCTAGTGGTTTAGCCGGATGGCCCTTAGGTATTGGTATTAAAAGTGGAGAAGAAGAATCTGACAGTAAATAA
- the LOC126776481 gene encoding spidroin-1-like isoform X11, which yields MWSWKIWLLCLAVASTYADDLDRSGYGNAIASANAQAESYGNGNLNIPAVLPLPYPGPIPAPPIWPPAPVPQPICPPPIVIPGKPYPVPVPVPMPYPVKTPYPVPYSVPRPVPVPTPPRWIPVRVPEPVAVPGPTRDIPVPYPVPSPPIRIPVPSPPVPFPYPVNRYIPVPGRDRLIPVPVPVSQTKIYPVPVIVYIDPLCRRKLPLVPFVFPGERCRVHVCKVKYNFVYIESKIVQGCNIGPGDVSAQAYVNANTGAYGGFRGGSSQGDASANANAGGLGGLDGVSTAQADALANALADGLGSLHGVSNAQADASANALADGWGDLSALSSAQADASANDFRGGWGLGGLSSAQADASANALAGGWGGLGGLSSAQADATANALAGGWGGLGGLSSAQADASANALAGGWGGLGGLSSAQADASANALAGGWGGLGGLSSAQADATANALAGGWGGLGGLSSAQADASANALAGGWGGLGGLSSAQADATANALAGGWGGLDSLSSAQADATANALGAGWGGLGGLSSAQANAIANAASGGGWGGLGGLSSAQANAAANAAASGLAGWPLGIGIKSGEEESDSK from the exons ATGTGGTCGTGGAAGATCTGGTTGCTGTGCTTGGCTGTGGCGTCTACTTATGCAGATG acttGGATAGATCTGGATACGGAAATGCAATCGCCTCCGCTAACGCACAGGCTGAAAGTTACGGAAatggtaatttaaatataccag CTGTGTTACCTCTTCCTTACCCAG GGCCAATACCTGCTCCACCAATATGGCCTCCTGCTCCTGTGCCTCAGCCAATCT GTCCACCTCCAATAGTGATCCCGGGAAAGCCATATCCAGTACCGGTCCCTGTTCCTATGCCCTATCCCGTTAAAACACCATACCCAGTTCCGTATAGTGTTCCTCGTCCTGTACCAGTGCCAACGCCACCAAGATGGATTCCTGTGCGAGTTCCTGAGCCTGTTGCAGTACCAGGACCGACAAGAGATATACCAGTCCCATACCCAGTACCATCGCCACCTATTCGCATACCTGTGCCATCCCCACCAGTGCCTTTTCCGTACCCAGTGAACCGCTACATACCCGTACCAGGCAGGGACAGATTGATACCTGTACCAGTACCCGTCAGCC AAACGAAGATTTATCCAGTGCCAGTAATCGTCTATATAG atccGTTATGCAGAAGGAAATTGCCTTTGGTGCCATTCGTCTTTCCTGGAGAAAGGTGTCGCGTACACGTTTGCAAAGTCAAATATAACTTTGTCTACATCGAATCGAAAATTGTTCAAGGATGCA ATATAGGCCCCGGAGACGTCTCAGCTCAAGCTTATGTTAATGCTAATACTGGCGCTTATGGAGGTTTCCGTGGGGGCTCTTCTCAAGGAGATGCTTCTGCCAACGCTAACGCAGGTGGATTGGGAGGTCTAGACGGTGTATCCACTGCTCAGGCAGATGCCTTAGCCAACGCTCTCGCAGATGGATTGGGAAGCCTACACGGTGTATCCAATGCTCAGGCAGATGCCTCTGCCAACGCTCTCGCAGATGGATGGGGAGATCTAAGTGCTCTTTCCTCCGCTCAAGCAGATGCTTCTGCCAATGACTTTAGAGGTGGATGGGGTTTAGGCGGTCTATCCTCCGCTCAAGCAGATGCTTCCGCCAACGCTCTTGCAGGTGGATGGGGAGGTCTAGGTGGCCTATCGTCCGCTCAAGCTGATGCTACTGCAAACGCTCTTGCGGGTGGATGGGGAGGTTTAGGCGGTCTGTCCTCCGCTCAAGCAGATGCTTCTGCCAACGCTCTTGCAGGTGGATGGGGAGGTCTAGGCGGTCTATCCTCCGCTCAAGCAGATGCTTCCGCCAACGCTCTTGCAGGTGGATGGGGAGGTCTAGGTGGCCTATCGTCTGCTCAAGCTGATGCTACTGCAAACGCTCTTGCGGGTGGATGGGGAGGTTTAGGCGGTCTGTCATCCGCTCAAGCAGATGCTTCTGCCAACGCTCTTGCAGGTGGATGGGGAG GTTTAGGCGGTCTATCATCCGCTCAAGCAGATGCTACTGCTAACGCTCTTGCAGGTGGATGGGGAGGTCTAGATAGTCTTTCGTCTGCTCAAGCTGATGCTACTGCCAATGCTCTTGGAGCTGGATGGGGAGGTCTAGGAGGCTTATCTTCAGCTCAAGCTAATGCTATTGCCAACGCTGCCTCTGGCGGTGGATGGGGAGGTCTAGGAGGCTTATCATCCGCGCAAGCAAATGCGGCTGCTAATGCAGCAGCTAGTGGTTTAGCCGGATGGCCCTTAGGTATTGGTATTAAAAGTGGAGAAGAAGAATCTGACAGTAAATAA
- the LOC126776481 gene encoding spidroin-1-like isoform X6, translating into MWSWKIWLLCLAVASTYADDLDRSGYGNAIASANAQAESYGNGNLNIPAVLPLPYPGPIPAPPIWPPAPVPQPICPPPIVIPGKPYPVPVPVPMPYPVKTPYPVPYSVPRPVPVPTPPRWIPVRVPEPVAVPGPTRDIPVPYPVPSPPIRIPVPSPPVPFPYPVNRYIPVPGRDRLIPVPVPVSQTKIYPVPVIVYIDPLCRRKLPLVPFVFPGERCRVHVCKVKYNFVYIESKIVQGCNIGPGDVSAQAYVNANTGAYGGFRGGSSQGDASANANAGGLGGLDGVSTAQADALANALADGLGSLHGVSNAQADASANALADGWGDLSALSSAQADASANDFRGGWGLGGLSSAQADASANALAGGWGGLGGLSSAQADATANALAGGWGGLGGLSSAQADASANALAGGWGGLGGLSSAQADASANALAGGWGGLGGLSSAQADATANALAGGWGGLGGLSSAQADASANALAGGWGGLGGLSSAQADATANALAGGWGGLGGLSSAQADASANALAGGWGGLGGLSSAQADATANALAGGWGGLDSLSSAQADATANALGAGWGGLGGLSSAQANAIANAASGGGWGGLGGLSSAQANAAANAAASGLAGWPLGIGIKSGEEESDSK; encoded by the exons ATGTGGTCGTGGAAGATCTGGTTGCTGTGCTTGGCTGTGGCGTCTACTTATGCAGATG acttGGATAGATCTGGATACGGAAATGCAATCGCCTCCGCTAACGCACAGGCTGAAAGTTACGGAAatggtaatttaaatataccag CTGTGTTACCTCTTCCTTACCCAG GGCCAATACCTGCTCCACCAATATGGCCTCCTGCTCCTGTGCCTCAGCCAATCT GTCCACCTCCAATAGTGATCCCGGGAAAGCCATATCCAGTACCGGTCCCTGTTCCTATGCCCTATCCCGTTAAAACACCATACCCAGTTCCGTATAGTGTTCCTCGTCCTGTACCAGTGCCAACGCCACCAAGATGGATTCCTGTGCGAGTTCCTGAGCCTGTTGCAGTACCAGGACCGACAAGAGATATACCAGTCCCATACCCAGTACCATCGCCACCTATTCGCATACCTGTGCCATCCCCACCAGTGCCTTTTCCGTACCCAGTGAACCGCTACATACCCGTACCAGGCAGGGACAGATTGATACCTGTACCAGTACCCGTCAGCC AAACGAAGATTTATCCAGTGCCAGTAATCGTCTATATAG atccGTTATGCAGAAGGAAATTGCCTTTGGTGCCATTCGTCTTTCCTGGAGAAAGGTGTCGCGTACACGTTTGCAAAGTCAAATATAACTTTGTCTACATCGAATCGAAAATTGTTCAAGGATGCA ATATAGGCCCCGGAGACGTCTCAGCTCAAGCTTATGTTAATGCTAATACTGGCGCTTATGGAGGTTTCCGTGGGGGCTCTTCTCAAGGAGATGCTTCTGCCAACGCTAACGCAGGTGGATTGGGAGGTCTAGACGGTGTATCCACTGCTCAGGCAGATGCCTTAGCCAACGCTCTCGCAGATGGATTGGGAAGCCTACACGGTGTATCCAATGCTCAGGCAGATGCCTCTGCCAACGCTCTCGCAGATGGATGGGGAGATCTAAGTGCTCTTTCCTCCGCTCAAGCAGATGCTTCTGCCAATGACTTTAGAGGTGGATGGGGTTTAGGCGGTCTATCCTCCGCTCAAGCAGATGCTTCCGCCAACGCTCTTGCAGGTGGATGGGGAGGTCTAGGTGGCCTATCGTCCGCTCAAGCTGATGCTACTGCAAACGCTCTTGCGGGTGGATGGGGAGGTTTAGGCGGTCTGTCCTCCGCTCAAGCAGATGCTTCTGCCAACGCTCTTGCAGGTGGATGGGGAGGTCTAGGCGGTCTATCCTCCGCTCAAGCAGATGCTTCCGCCAACGCTCTTGCAGGTGGATGGGGAGGTCTAGGTGGCCTATCGTCTGCTCAAGCTGATGCTACTGCAAACGCTCTTGCGGGTGGATGGGGAG GTCTAGGCGGTCTATCCTCCGCTCAAGCAGATGCTTCCGCCAACGCTCTTGCAGGTGGATGGGGAGGTCTAGGTGGCCTATCGTCTGCTCAAGCTGATGCTACTGCAAACGCTCTTGCGGGTGGATGGGGAGGTTTAGGCGGTCTGTCCTCCGCTCAAGCAGATGCTTCTGCCAACGCTCTTGCAGGAGGATGGGGAGGTTTAGGCGGTCTATCATCCGCTCAAGCAGATGCTACTGCTAACGCTCTTGCAGGTGGATGGGGAGGTCTAGATAGTCTTTCGTCTGCTCAAGCTGATGCTACTGCCAATGCTCTTGGAGCTGGATGGGGAGGTCTAGGAGGCTTATCTTCAGCTCAAGCTAATGCTATTGCCAACGCTGCCTCTGGCGGTGGATGGGGAGGTCTAGGAGGCTTATCATCCGCGCAAGCAAATGCGGCTGCTAATGCAGCAGCTAGTGGTTTAGCCGGATGGCCCTTAGGTATTGGTATTAAAAGTGGAGAAGAAGAATCTGACAGTAAATAA